One stretch of Cygnus atratus isolate AKBS03 ecotype Queensland, Australia chromosome 26, CAtr_DNAZoo_HiC_assembly, whole genome shotgun sequence DNA includes these proteins:
- the PLPP2 gene encoding phospholipid phosphatase 2 → MERRKVFVALDVLCVVVASLPFVILTLVNSPYKRGFYCNDDSIRYPYKADTITHGLMAGVTITCTVLIISSGEAYLVYTERLYSKSEFNNYLAALYKVVGTFLFGGAISQSLTDLAKYMIGRLRPNFLAVCNPDWSRVNCSTYVQLENICLGEGRNVTESRLSFYSGHSSFGMYCMMFLALYVQARLVGKWARLLRPTIQFFLIAFAIYVGYTRVSDYKHHWSDVLAGLLQGALIAVLIVRYVSDFFKHRPPRQCDEQDPERRPSLPLTRSDSEHNHYSYRGTP, encoded by the exons ATGGAGCGCAGGAAGGTCTTCGTGGCGCTCGACGTGCTCTGCGTGGTGGTCG CATCTCTGCCCTTCGTCATCCTGACGCTGGTGAACTCCCCGTACAAAAGGGGCTTCTACTGCAATGACGACTCCATCCGCTACCCCTACAAGGCGGACACCATCACCCATGGCCTCATGGCTGGGGTCACCATCACCTGCACCGTCCTCATT ATCTCATCGGGGGAGGCGTACCTGGTCTACACGGAGCGCCTCTACTCCAAGTCGGAGTTCAACAactacctggctgccctctaCAAGGTGGTGGGGACCTTCCTCTTCGGGGGGGCCATCAGCCAGTCCCTCACCGACCTGGCCAAGTACATGATCGGCCGCCTGCGGCCCAACTTCCTGGCTGTCTGCAATCCTGACTGGTCGAGGGTGAACTGCTCCACCTACGTGCAGCTGGAGAACATCTGCCTGGGGGAGGGCAGGAACGTCACAGAGTCCAG GCTGTCCTTCTATTCCGGGCACTCCTCCTTCGGGATGTACTGCATGATGTTCCTGGCG CTCTACGTGCAGGCCCGGCTGGTGGGGAAGTGGGCCCGGCTGCTGCGCCCCACCATCCAGTTCTTCCTCATCGCCTTCGCCATCTACGTGGGCTACACCAGGGTCTCTGACTACAAGCACCACTGGAGCGATGTGCTGGCAGGGTTGCTCCAGGGGGCTCTCATCGCCGTCCTCATC GTCCGCTACGTCTCCGACTTCTTCAAGCACCGTCCGCCCCGGCAGTGCGACGAGCAGGACCCGGAGCGCAGGCCCAGCCTGCCGCTGACCAGGAGTGACTCGGAGCACAATCACTACAGCTACCGGGGCACCCCGTGA
- the MIER2 gene encoding mesoderm induction early response protein 2 isoform X3, with protein sequence MGSADHRLNLAEILSQNYGVREEREEEEDTQEKQKSLEELEKSFSASQNSEMPFEELLALYGYEASDPISEQGSESNDITPNLPDMTLDKEQIAKDLLSGEEEEETQSSADDLTPSVTSHDASDLFPNQPGSNNFLADEDKEPCSSPCASSMAEDSEEDSIPSNECKKEIMVGPQYQATVPILHLNRHSEKAYENEDQLLWDPNILPEREVEEFLYCAVKRRWDELSSSSLPEGEMVKDNEQALYELVKCNFNAEEALRRLRFNVKVIRDELCAWSEEECRNFEHGFRVHGKNFHLIQANKVRTRSVGECVEYYYMWKKSERYDYFTQQTRLGRKKDYTDNDLDGGEVENASRSRSSPPIPSATSCLDSHFGQDQLVIESTEPLSVESTACSLGSMSESGQGYECSTPSETNCSFDPAEETSSGTLSASCTRHTVTPSDTGLYALPPAGPGLAEKQETLQSSGETITMDFTLPADINEGLPLIAGPVDLDRDPEAVVAPAQVSLSVTDFGLIGIGDVNSFLTAHQACPAPVARSEPLSQ encoded by the exons ATGGGCTCGGCTGATCACCGACTGAACCTAGCAGAGATCCTTTCACAGAACTATGGTGTAcgggaggaaagggaagaagaggaagatactcaggagaaacagaaatccttagaagagctggagaagagTTTCAGTGCCTCTCAG AACAGTGAAATGCCATTTGAGGAGCTGCTTGCACTTTACGGCTATGAGGCATCCGATCCCATCTCAGAACAGGGCAGTGAGAGCAATGATATTACTCCAAATCTCCCAGATATGACTCTGGATAAG GAACAAATAGCGAAGGATTTGCTTtcaggggaagaagaggaggagacaCAGTCTTCAGCTGATGATCTGACTCCATCCGTCACATCCCATGATGCGTCAGACCTATTCCCAAACCAGCCTGGCT caaacaacttTCTTGCTGATGAAGACAAAGAGCCCTGTTCATCTCCATGTGCTTCCTCTATGGCTGAGGATTCAGAGGAGGACTCCATCCCATCCAACGAGTGTAAGAAG GAGATCATGGTTGGACCTCAGTACCAAGCCACTGTTCCCATCCTCCACTTGAATAGGCACAGTGAAAAAG cctatGAAAATGAAGATCAGCTGCTTTGGGACCCAAACATCCTTCCTGAGAGAGAGGTTGAAGAGTTCCTATATTGTGCAGTGAAGCGGCGGTGGGATGAGCTGTCTAGCAGCAGCCTGCCAGAAGGAGAGATGGTGAAGGACAATGAACAG GCATTGTATGAACTCGTTAAATGCAATTTCAATGCAGAAGAGGCATTACGGAGGTTACGGTTCAATGTGAAGGTTATCAGAG ATGAGCTTTGTGCCTGGAGCGAGGAAGAATGTAGAAATTTTGAACATGGCTTCAGGGTCCATGGGAAAAACTTTCATCTTATCCAAGCAAACAAG GTCCGCACCCGGTCAGTGGGCGAGTGTGTGGAGTATTACTACATGTGGAAAAAGTCAGAGCGCTATGACTACTTCACTCAGCAGACTCGTTTAGGAAGGAAGAA GGATTACACCGACAATGACTTGGATGGGGGTGAGGTAGAAAACGCCAGTCGTTCTCGGAGCTCCCCACCGATTCCATCTGCCACTAGCTGCCTGGACTCTCACTTTGGCCAAGATCAGCTAGTGATTGAGAGCACAG AGCCTCTGAGCGTGGagagcacagcctgcagcctgggcagcatGAGCGAGTCGGGGCAGGGCTATGAGTGCAGTACTCCTTCGGAGACGAATTGTTCCTTCGACCCCGCCGAGGAGACCTCCTCAGGCACGCTCTCGGCTTCCTGCACACGGCATACTGTCACCCCCTCCGACACGGGGCTCTATGCTTTGCCGCCGGCAGGACCAGGACTAGCAGAGAAGCAGGAGACGTTGCAAAGCTCTGGTGAGACGATAACCATGGACTTCACTCTCCCTGCAGACATTAATGAGGGCTTACCTTTAATTGCTGGCCCTGTGGATTTGGACAGAGACCCAGAGGCAGTGGTGGCCCCTGCGCAAGTGTCCTTATCGGTCACAGATTTTGGCCTCATTGGCATTGGAGATGTAAATAGCTTTCTGACTGCGCATCAGGCCTGTCCGGCACCCGTGGCTCGGTCAGAGCCCTTGTCACAGTGA
- the MIER2 gene encoding mesoderm induction early response protein 2 isoform X1 gives MAEASVGRQSPRVVPYPAHSLCPGEPGLQSAAVVSMGSADHRLNLAEILSQNYGVREEREEEEDTQEKQKSLEELEKSFSASQNSEMPFEELLALYGYEASDPISEQGSESNDITPNLPDMTLDKEQIAKDLLSGEEEEETQSSADDLTPSVTSHDASDLFPNQPGSNNFLADEDKEPCSSPCASSMAEDSEEDSIPSNECKKEIMVGPQYQATVPILHLNRHSEKAYENEDQLLWDPNILPEREVEEFLYCAVKRRWDELSSSSLPEGEMVKDNEQALYELVKCNFNAEEALRRLRFNVKVIRDELCAWSEEECRNFEHGFRVHGKNFHLIQANKVRTRSVGECVEYYYMWKKSERYDYFTQQTRLGRKKYVLHPGATDYTDNDLDGGEVENASRSRSSPPIPSATSCLDSHFGQDQLVIESTEPLSVESTACSLGSMSESGQGYECSTPSETNCSFDPAEETSSGTLSASCTRHTVTPSDTGLYALPPAGPGLAEKQETLQSSGETITMDFTLPADINEGLPLIAGPVDLDRDPEAVVAPAQVSLSVTDFGLIGIGDVNSFLTAHQACPAPVARSEPLSQ, from the exons ATGGCGGAG GCTTCGGTGGGCAGGCAGAGTCCGAGGGTGGTGCCATACCCAGCCCACAGCCTATGTCCCGGAGAGCCTGGCCTTCAGAGTGCAGCAG TTGTGTCAATGGGCTCGGCTGATCACCGACTGAACCTAGCAGAGATCCTTTCACAGAACTATGGTGTAcgggaggaaagggaagaagaggaagatactcaggagaaacagaaatccttagaagagctggagaagagTTTCAGTGCCTCTCAG AACAGTGAAATGCCATTTGAGGAGCTGCTTGCACTTTACGGCTATGAGGCATCCGATCCCATCTCAGAACAGGGCAGTGAGAGCAATGATATTACTCCAAATCTCCCAGATATGACTCTGGATAAG GAACAAATAGCGAAGGATTTGCTTtcaggggaagaagaggaggagacaCAGTCTTCAGCTGATGATCTGACTCCATCCGTCACATCCCATGATGCGTCAGACCTATTCCCAAACCAGCCTGGCT caaacaacttTCTTGCTGATGAAGACAAAGAGCCCTGTTCATCTCCATGTGCTTCCTCTATGGCTGAGGATTCAGAGGAGGACTCCATCCCATCCAACGAGTGTAAGAAG GAGATCATGGTTGGACCTCAGTACCAAGCCACTGTTCCCATCCTCCACTTGAATAGGCACAGTGAAAAAG cctatGAAAATGAAGATCAGCTGCTTTGGGACCCAAACATCCTTCCTGAGAGAGAGGTTGAAGAGTTCCTATATTGTGCAGTGAAGCGGCGGTGGGATGAGCTGTCTAGCAGCAGCCTGCCAGAAGGAGAGATGGTGAAGGACAATGAACAG GCATTGTATGAACTCGTTAAATGCAATTTCAATGCAGAAGAGGCATTACGGAGGTTACGGTTCAATGTGAAGGTTATCAGAG ATGAGCTTTGTGCCTGGAGCGAGGAAGAATGTAGAAATTTTGAACATGGCTTCAGGGTCCATGGGAAAAACTTTCATCTTATCCAAGCAAACAAG GTCCGCACCCGGTCAGTGGGCGAGTGTGTGGAGTATTACTACATGTGGAAAAAGTCAGAGCGCTATGACTACTTCACTCAGCAGACTCGTTTAGGAAGGAAGAAGTACGTCCTCCACCCTGGAGCCAC GGATTACACCGACAATGACTTGGATGGGGGTGAGGTAGAAAACGCCAGTCGTTCTCGGAGCTCCCCACCGATTCCATCTGCCACTAGCTGCCTGGACTCTCACTTTGGCCAAGATCAGCTAGTGATTGAGAGCACAG AGCCTCTGAGCGTGGagagcacagcctgcagcctgggcagcatGAGCGAGTCGGGGCAGGGCTATGAGTGCAGTACTCCTTCGGAGACGAATTGTTCCTTCGACCCCGCCGAGGAGACCTCCTCAGGCACGCTCTCGGCTTCCTGCACACGGCATACTGTCACCCCCTCCGACACGGGGCTCTATGCTTTGCCGCCGGCAGGACCAGGACTAGCAGAGAAGCAGGAGACGTTGCAAAGCTCTGGTGAGACGATAACCATGGACTTCACTCTCCCTGCAGACATTAATGAGGGCTTACCTTTAATTGCTGGCCCTGTGGATTTGGACAGAGACCCAGAGGCAGTGGTGGCCCCTGCGCAAGTGTCCTTATCGGTCACAGATTTTGGCCTCATTGGCATTGGAGATGTAAATAGCTTTCTGACTGCGCATCAGGCCTGTCCGGCACCCGTGGCTCGGTCAGAGCCCTTGTCACAGTGA
- the MIER2 gene encoding mesoderm induction early response protein 2 isoform X2 produces MGSADHRLNLAEILSQNYGVREEREEEEDTQEKQKSLEELEKSFSASQNSEMPFEELLALYGYEASDPISEQGSESNDITPNLPDMTLDKEQIAKDLLSGEEEEETQSSADDLTPSVTSHDASDLFPNQPGSNNFLADEDKEPCSSPCASSMAEDSEEDSIPSNECKKEIMVGPQYQATVPILHLNRHSEKAYENEDQLLWDPNILPEREVEEFLYCAVKRRWDELSSSSLPEGEMVKDNEQALYELVKCNFNAEEALRRLRFNVKVIRDELCAWSEEECRNFEHGFRVHGKNFHLIQANKVRTRSVGECVEYYYMWKKSERYDYFTQQTRLGRKKYVLHPGATDYTDNDLDGGEVENASRSRSSPPIPSATSCLDSHFGQDQLVIESTEPLSVESTACSLGSMSESGQGYECSTPSETNCSFDPAEETSSGTLSASCTRHTVTPSDTGLYALPPAGPGLAEKQETLQSSGETITMDFTLPADINEGLPLIAGPVDLDRDPEAVVAPAQVSLSVTDFGLIGIGDVNSFLTAHQACPAPVARSEPLSQ; encoded by the exons ATGGGCTCGGCTGATCACCGACTGAACCTAGCAGAGATCCTTTCACAGAACTATGGTGTAcgggaggaaagggaagaagaggaagatactcaggagaaacagaaatccttagaagagctggagaagagTTTCAGTGCCTCTCAG AACAGTGAAATGCCATTTGAGGAGCTGCTTGCACTTTACGGCTATGAGGCATCCGATCCCATCTCAGAACAGGGCAGTGAGAGCAATGATATTACTCCAAATCTCCCAGATATGACTCTGGATAAG GAACAAATAGCGAAGGATTTGCTTtcaggggaagaagaggaggagacaCAGTCTTCAGCTGATGATCTGACTCCATCCGTCACATCCCATGATGCGTCAGACCTATTCCCAAACCAGCCTGGCT caaacaacttTCTTGCTGATGAAGACAAAGAGCCCTGTTCATCTCCATGTGCTTCCTCTATGGCTGAGGATTCAGAGGAGGACTCCATCCCATCCAACGAGTGTAAGAAG GAGATCATGGTTGGACCTCAGTACCAAGCCACTGTTCCCATCCTCCACTTGAATAGGCACAGTGAAAAAG cctatGAAAATGAAGATCAGCTGCTTTGGGACCCAAACATCCTTCCTGAGAGAGAGGTTGAAGAGTTCCTATATTGTGCAGTGAAGCGGCGGTGGGATGAGCTGTCTAGCAGCAGCCTGCCAGAAGGAGAGATGGTGAAGGACAATGAACAG GCATTGTATGAACTCGTTAAATGCAATTTCAATGCAGAAGAGGCATTACGGAGGTTACGGTTCAATGTGAAGGTTATCAGAG ATGAGCTTTGTGCCTGGAGCGAGGAAGAATGTAGAAATTTTGAACATGGCTTCAGGGTCCATGGGAAAAACTTTCATCTTATCCAAGCAAACAAG GTCCGCACCCGGTCAGTGGGCGAGTGTGTGGAGTATTACTACATGTGGAAAAAGTCAGAGCGCTATGACTACTTCACTCAGCAGACTCGTTTAGGAAGGAAGAAGTACGTCCTCCACCCTGGAGCCAC GGATTACACCGACAATGACTTGGATGGGGGTGAGGTAGAAAACGCCAGTCGTTCTCGGAGCTCCCCACCGATTCCATCTGCCACTAGCTGCCTGGACTCTCACTTTGGCCAAGATCAGCTAGTGATTGAGAGCACAG AGCCTCTGAGCGTGGagagcacagcctgcagcctgggcagcatGAGCGAGTCGGGGCAGGGCTATGAGTGCAGTACTCCTTCGGAGACGAATTGTTCCTTCGACCCCGCCGAGGAGACCTCCTCAGGCACGCTCTCGGCTTCCTGCACACGGCATACTGTCACCCCCTCCGACACGGGGCTCTATGCTTTGCCGCCGGCAGGACCAGGACTAGCAGAGAAGCAGGAGACGTTGCAAAGCTCTGGTGAGACGATAACCATGGACTTCACTCTCCCTGCAGACATTAATGAGGGCTTACCTTTAATTGCTGGCCCTGTGGATTTGGACAGAGACCCAGAGGCAGTGGTGGCCCCTGCGCAAGTGTCCTTATCGGTCACAGATTTTGGCCTCATTGGCATTGGAGATGTAAATAGCTTTCTGACTGCGCATCAGGCCTGTCCGGCACCCGTGGCTCGGTCAGAGCCCTTGTCACAGTGA